The DNA window tataatatagacAACAAATACATGAAcatgaaattttattgaatatagtAATCACACAAAAACTctaatttgagattttattaCTGAATACTTTTTTCTAATCAAAACTCaatgttatagtttttttttcaggatGTTTATATAGTAGGAAATATGTcctttaaaaaactcaaaaaataaataaaaaattctaaactagacaaaaaaaaaatcacaaatcaattatgaaaatattgtaaatttcaTAAAGTAATTCATAGATCTTATATTAAAGATTTTCCGATCTCAAATGACTATAAAATTTTAGCTCATTAGAAAATAAGGCCTCCAAAACCTCTTAACGAAATTTTAGCTCAAcgcaataattaaataaaaaattatgcacataattaatttaatgtaaggccgattgttttgaaaaaaatctccCTATGTACAGGgaagatttaataataattacgCATTGCTTGGTTTCAAACCAAAATGATAAAGGTTCAGCTAACATGGCAAGCAACAAAACTAATCATAGGTACATGCATATTACATGATTGATCATTTGTTAATGGAAAATCAAATttcagctattttttttttatttacgtgagTGTTCGGGCTAGTTTGCGCGCAACACGACTAATTCCAtagctcactgaacatcctgcaaaccaaGTAAGCATGTAAGATACCGCGGAAGTGACAGGCATGCACGGTAAGGTTTGAACTCATAATACAGAGAAAGAGAACAAATCCCTTCAACTGTTAGGCCAAGACCTCAATTATAATtctagtgattttttttcacgTGCTTGAAAATTGCCCCATGCACTGTCTGAAGGGGTTCCGTtcgagctctctctctctctcattcatACCATATGTTAAacttcacaaaaataaaagtcacaGGAAGCGctgaaatcaaattaaagttcAGAATTAGGATGTTCGtgttaatagttattttttaaattttttttatttgaaattatattttattattttaatatttattttttgatattaagatattaaacagtttaaaaatattttaaaaattaatttaaaataaaaaaaattataaaaaacaaattaaactgcAACACCAAAAATGCATTCATCAggatttgcattaaaaaaacgtGGACTAGCTGttctagacaaaaaaaaaaaaaaaaaagaatcacgTGTTAGAGTTCTTATGTCGCGCATgctttctgaaaaaaaaaaaaacttctcttCAAAGGCTGCTGGGAGACTTATAGCCATGCATCCATCATCTTCTCCgagaaaaaataatctaaaacctagtttttttctctctaaaatatccgcttttcttttttcttgttcaagttttaaattatttggtttttttattttatgtttatagatataaattttatatttagatcTATGTGATCATCGTATGTACGtcactttatttatttccttgacAGGAAAGATTGGAAGCAAAGCAAACATCCAATCTCTGTATATAGATATTTTGTTAAACGGAACATTTGGGAGCATATGCCAAGCAAATATACTTCGAGGGAGACGAACAGATGAAAGCAAGCAAGCCGGTGTTTTTCATCTGGCCAATGCAAGCCCGTTGAACGTGAGAAAGTGCGTTTCTTAATTTACTGAGCAGACAGACCATATTCAAAGCCCCCATGCCTTGTATTAAGGTTGAACctgtttttttggaaaattaaaattttttttttttgactaaaattgaacGGTTTGtatcttttggatcattttgatatattaatatcaaaaaataatttttaaaaataaaaaaaatattattaatatacttttcaacatgaaaagtaaataacatTACCACACTTCCAAAAATCCTCCAAGATAATTGAGAGGAGTTGCTGGCTTTTCAAGCCTTTGTCAGAAAGAGATAGGATTCTCTCCTCTcgtctctcttttttaatgttCTGCTCTTTCTATTGGGTAATATGAGGGACCCAGTCATATCTTAGCAAAGTGTAGAATTCGTTGTAAACTGAGTAACGTGGAGATTCTTCTATAGATGGtcagtatatattttaataaatcactgattcttttttaaaatattttttttatttagaaatatattaaaataatacatttttattttttatattattatataaaaaattaaaaaattaattagaagcaaaataaaaaaattcaaattttattaaaaaaaaatttagttgaaACTCAATAATAATCACCCTTTAAGTCTCTACCTCGAGATAAACTCCATAAATGTTAAGAAGAAACTGTCTCTTGAACGGCATGTTTCGAACTTTTGAactctttaaattaaattgaattgaattgaattgaaaagttttaatgaaatttaaaattattttcagtgTAAAAAGTTATAGAATTTAgtctctaaaaataatataaaagtaaattaaaggtcagccttatttaatttaaaaaaaattaagaccttaatttactttaaaaaaaaaaattaagactaacttttctaaaatgcttatttatcaaaaaaaaaattagagaatttTGAAGAAGGGAACAAcggataatataaaaaacaaaattaattaaattttatctttttttaaaatataaatttaatttatttatcaactcaattcaaactaaaaatttataattaaattcaattataataaaaaattgattctaaACAACAACCAGTAAGAActtaatagaataaaataaagagaccTGACCAGCAGAAGATAGATTTGAATTCATCAAtttgataaattgaaaaatccaTGAAAGAAACGCCACTGATATAAgaccaaaggttttttttaagggttcattttttttattaaaaaaaattaattaaaccaaaaatattttttaaaaaaaactgaaaccggttcaaaccaattggtttggtttggtttttttaggacaaaaaccaatttaaactggtttggctcggttttttttctagattttttagtttaggttcggttcggttcggttttttcgatttcaaacttataaaatcgaaaccaaaccgaattggccggttttttaaaattttaatcggtttttttttacaattcagttttttcagttattattttctagttttctagtttaattagtttttttgatttcttttactcacctctaattttttttccctttgaataAGAGCTCTAGTGGTTCTTTCTTTCTAGCTAGCTAGATAGATGAGATTGATATATACTACTTAATGATTTTAGATCTTCCATCAGCAAGACCTAAAATTAAGTATGGCTTATTAATTTCCTGATGCTTTGTGGTGACTCAAAGTATGCGTGAGATACAATAGTTAGTTCTTATATAAGTAGCTTGTAATTGAAAACTTCAAAAAGCTTTCCTTGTCatctgaattattattttttattaacatcaaTATCTAAATAAGCTTGTATGTAcctcaattaattattaaaaagactGTTTGCCATCCAAATTATTAAAAGGATTGGTTGTTGCCTGGAAGATTATGATACTCTGCatgtattgttgattttttttcaaacaataaattatatttttattaaatgcaGTCTTAAAATAGTGaggtatttatattttaaactactagaaaattgacaaatataaatagaaatacCGATGAAGTTTTTTCATCGATATATTACGGTAACATTTATCGATCAAATTTTTCATCCCTAAATCCGTCAGTAAACACTGAATAGAATATTTCCATGTTATATACCAAGGAATCGCagtgggaaaagaaaaaataaaataaaagccaaACAGTTCAATGATGTTACCAACGGAATTAACCTAATGGTAAAATTTGTATGTGAATATGCTAATGGAAAACTTGTGTTGGTATATACCGATAACATTAAGGAGGTTATTACAATGGaattcaagaagaaaaattgtACAACGATGTGGCATTTATGCCAATAAAATTGCCAATAAAGTTACCATCAGAATAATTATGTCGATCAATCATtcagtaatatttaatttatgacttgACGTTCGACCCTCCTCCTCCCTCTCTAATTTCTACTTCTttcttgtgtatttttttctgCAACAAACAACTACCCTCTCCTTTCCAATCTTAACACAATTCAACCTTAAACAACAAATTCAGCTACCACAACACTTAATTTGTCAGCATTCGTGTTCTGGctcaaattttattgaggattctCAACTTTAAGTAAGCAAATCTACCTTCTTTTTCttaacacaattttaaaatgttatttttttttttgcatgtttttagtatatgtattttgttttggtgtttacttgttttatagttttttctcaaacaaacttgttgcatggatttatgatttgtatatattactgtttgttttagattttttttgtaaaattgtatttgtttgtaagtTGATGAAACTGTGTCAAATTTTTTACTTAGGTATTttgttatgaaataaataatggtttATTTAACGGGttcgttttatattttgttaattttattgtcgaGTTGTAATTTccaataaatacatataaatttgaatttatgtagataattaataatgaattaagagaagtattaaaatagattgaataaacttgagttaaaccaatatttttgcaaatttatttagttaaatgtagttaattaatatatgttgttATCATTATTTATTCAGCTAAACTCAAGCTACTTGGGTTTGGTAACCATAGTTGGTGCCAGGCCCTGGTGCGGTCTGGCATCCATGCATGACTGTCACACTCAAGGAAATTGAGGCTGACATGTCTACTAGATCCAATTCGCTTGGGTATGACATGACGTACTAGACCCATGAAACTGGGATTTGGTATATCTGCCAGAATTGTGACAGTAAAATTTGCATGGGTATGTAATTTACATGAGTATGTTGTGTAGTTAAGAGGACCATTAcaacattttagtatttttcacgttgtatttattttttttaataaaaaaattgttggcgCATGTTCCACACATCTCAACGAGTGAGCGACACCTGCGCCATTAAGGAGGTGCATAAGACGCATCCCGGTAGCTAAATCTGATCATTCACCGTATCACTAGATGTGTAGACGTGCCCTCTCCCACATAGTTTAGCGCGTGTAGAGATATCATGGTTGGATTACTGCCGGTGATcgattgtttatattttttttttcttctctctctcttaacaACTAAAGTGCACAATTGTCCTCTGTTTACTTGTTATTTGCTTGGATCTGACATGAATTTCCAAACCCAAGTACCTTGGATTTAGAAAACACGCCAGACCCAAGCTACTTGGgtcttgattgatttttttttcttttaaatttcattcttcaacattgaattgattgtAAATttggcttcataatttgttttctatgtagTTATTACGGTTTCATGACCTGAATTATagatttaacaaattaactcgggttgactcGGGTCGATTCAATATGAAtttgtctcattttttttatataaaaaaagatgttgtctCGAATCTTTTTAGTCAAACTAAGTTCTTACTGGTTGTTCGGGTCAttttttaactcgtaaaatcaacCAGGTCACATTAAATTAACTCTCGGATAGTttaatcttttgattattaaaaaaccaCATTAACAATTTTTAGATATTTCctctgacattttttttaaaaaaagaagattcgACCCTGGAACAGCGCAATACAATGACATAGCCTGTCCCGTGTGAAAAGCCCACGGGTCATCACCACCTACCACACAACACGAGCTATGCGCACCACTACAGTGGTCTTGCTTTTACCCTCTCCAGATGCCCACCACGTTCCCTGCTGAATAAAATGCAGGATTTAACTACAAGTTGAGCACGAGATGAAATCAAGACGTTTAACCATGGCCGTATGAAACTTGACCCCCACTCAAAGAGCACTACTGGAAGATCAACGGCCTTAGGCTCACTTGATGATTCCAAAAgcttattattatattctctGATAAAGCGAAGCCATGCCAAACCAAGCAAAGCAAAATATTCTTCCATGTGGGGATCATACACACAGTAGAATAAATGGTGTGTCACGTCATGCATCAATGGATTCCTATGTGTGCATGGGCTCCATGCATGACATGGGGAATTAGAAACACGTGATACATTCatagttttttgaattgaaGAAGATTCAACGAGCAGACTGATAGAACAGTCAGAGACCACTGGCTGCGTCCATGTAGTTTccaagaaaggaagaagatgtgTTCGTACTCTAGGCTGTGCTTCTTGGTTGTTTCGACGAGTGAGATTGCTGTGGAGTGGGGGCGGAGTTGAGTTGCGAGCGAGTGGATAATTAGTTCCGGCGAAGACTTGTCAGCCTACCGAGACTTTTCACTCTCAATTATATGACTAATGAATCTGTTGATCTGAATTTTGTTTGCTCTCTCGAAGATAGAGAGAGTGTAGATACCATGAAAACTGGACTAATGAATATTGTTTTacgtctgtttttttttttttttaagattaattgtttttatttttgtttttaaattgttttgaaatgttgatattaaaatatatataaatatatattattttaaatatttctaataaaatttaaataataataataattacagaAACATACTATTCCACATGTTAAGGCCTAAAAAAGCCCTTGAAGGtcgagaatttaaaaaataattatttaaatatcttccattttttagaaaaataaagagtaaaatacacttttttaagaagaaaataattttttatttattgaaacttAAGAAgcaataaatgaatttttttatatataagtaaACACAGCCGATTTTCTCtcgaagaaacaaaaatattttggaaagtTATTGAAAGCAAAATTGTATTTGAACACTTACAAATGAAttgtagggaaaaaaaattgttatgttCATGCACCTCGCCCACCAtcgacaaaaataaataaataaataaataaaaaaaagaaaagaaaagtagaagTGAAATGCACCTAACCAAGAGAATTGGAGCAATGAACAAACAAGAATGAAATACAGTAACCTTATCATAGAGTAGATATTATATGTTcgatttgttttctttggtgGAAATAGATATCTtcagaattaatttaattagaatattgatagatattaaatatttttattatcttaaagATATATCTTTTGAAAATCTAAATGGAtaagattttttctaaaattctaGCCACGCATTTGAAAATTTAGGAATGTGATTacgattatttttcaaaatatattttatttaaaaatatattaaattttttaaaaatacttttgaaatataaaaatacctagCTTTTTGAGGTAGTATTAGTAAATTAAAGATTGTATGCAAAAGAAGCAGGTTGAAGAAaggcaaatgatttttttttaaattattttttatttaaaaattatttttaatttttatatatcaaaataatttaaaaaattttaaacaaaaatattttcgtGAAACAGTTTTAAAGTGCGGCTATGTTCCTTGAATGACAACATAATTGAAGACATCCTGACTCTAAAAACGATGAAAAATTGTCCGTTTTAATGAAAGAGATGACCTAGATTATTTAAAGTTGACGTGTGCACGGACTATTAAGATTCTGGTCAGCATTTTTGTTCTGATCCTTTGGAATTGTGATAAAAACCTATCCTTCGgagattgaattggaagaaaaagaCTGTAATGATGGCATGACGGTGCTtgttttttgtatcttttataTAAGAAAGAATCCTCCTCATTCCTTAACCCACTGTGTCTGTAAACCACTTGACGACTCCTACCTACGTTACTGCCACACTTGAAGGCAGGCGTCCTTCTTTAGGCAAGTTTGCTATCTCAAACCTTTAAAAACCTCATCCATTTCTTCATTCTGATTCCGCAGAGGAGAATTTTAGATTCAGTTCTGCTGTTCTGTGTCTCTGTCTTGGTATCTGAAGGGGGTTGCCATTGGTTTTAACGTTAACATAGATGAGGATGTTTTTGCAGGTCTTACACGTTGCCTAGAGTGCTCTCTCTCTGGTGGGTTTCTTTTGCAGTACATTTTTTCAGGTTTTGTCTTGAATTTTGATTGGGCGAGGATCAAGTTGAGATGGGAATTTTTTTGCTGGGGACTGGAATGGACATTTCTGTAGAGATTGTCAATGCAGCATTTGCCGTACTGTTACTGGCATGGCTGTTGATAGACATCTTGAAACGAAGGAGAGGCGGTGGTGATTTACACTGCAGAGAACATCAAGCAGTGAAACAACCCACAGTGCTGTTCACTACAGTTGCTGTTCTTTCTAACACCATAATCTCGATTTTGTACCTTGGTTTTGGGTTTTATCAGTATTGGGACCTTGGAATTGTTACCTCTAAATCTGTGTTCTTATCCGTGACTTGGATTTTAGCTACTCTAGTTGCTTGCTACTCCAAAAACAGAACTCTTAGAGAAAACAACAGATGGCCCATAATCGTTGTTCTTTGGTGGGTCTTTTACAGCATCTTTTGGTCGCTTTCTGTTTCCATTCACTTCATCACCCGTTTTAGTTCCATAGAATTGCCTTATTCCTGGCCCGAAGCTAATATTGCTGATTTCCCTTCCTTGCCACTGTCAATTCTGCTTTCTCTCAATGCTTTGACATTCAGCTGTAGTAGTACCAAGACACATGATGATCTTGAAACCCCATTGCTTCAAGAAGAGCATGAGAGTTTGTTCAAAGATTCAACTTGCTATAGGAATGCTGGGATTTGGAGCAAGCTTACTTTTCGATGGCTAAACCCACTGTTTAGTAGGGGGAGGATGGAAAAGCTTGAGCTATCTCATGTTCCTTCAGTTCCTGCATCAGAAACGGCCAAGTATGCTTCCTCATTGCTTGAGGATTcgtttggaaaaaataaaaacgagaCTTCGAATTTGCCAAAAGCCATAGCATATGCTGTTTGGAAATCCCTGACTGTAAATGGAGTTTTTGCAGGTATCTCTTTGTTCAATCTTGCATCAATCTTTAGATTCTGTTTAGGAGGTCTATTATGCTTAATTCTGTTCATCTTCTGCAGGAGTAAACACAATTGCCTCCTATATGGGTCCTCTTTTGATCACCAGCTTTGTAAATTTTTTGTcggagaatcatgatgattcaGGATACCTCAACGGACTGGTTCTtgctttcatcttctttttctcgAAGACAGTTGAGTCCTTAACACAGCGGCAATGGTACTTTGGTGCTCAGCGTATTGGCGTGCGAGTGAGAGCTGCTCTCTCAGTACTAGTTTACAAGAAATCTTTATCAGTGAAGTTTGCTGGTTCAAGCAATGGCAAAATCATAAATATGATCAATGTTGACGTAGAGAGAATTGGTGACTTCTGTTGGAACATCCATGGGGTTTGGCTGCTACCATTCCAGGTGTTTTTGGCCCTTGTTATCCTCTATAGAAACCTGGGTGCTGCCCCCTCAATTGCAGCTCTCTCTTCCACAATTCTGGTGATGGTTAGCAACACTCCTTTGGCCAGTAAGCAAGAAAGGCTCCACTCCAGGATCATGGAAGCCAAGGACTTAAGAATCAAAGCAACATCAGAGACTCTCAAGAGCATGAGAGTCTTGAAACTGTATTCATGGGAACCAACATTTTTTAAGAAGCTTCTTCAGCTTAGAGAGACTGAGAGAAACTGGCTGAGGAGATACCTCTATACAAGTTCAGCAATGGCCTTTCTGTTTTGGGCTTCACCAACTCTGGTCTCCGTTATCACTTTCGGTGTCTGTATTATATTGAAAACACCATTGACAACAGGAACAGTCCTCTCAGCGCTAGCAACTTTCCGAATTCTCCAAGAGCCCATCTACAACCTGCCAGAGCTCATTTCCATGATTGCTCAAACGAAGGTCTCCATCGATCGCATCCAAGATTTTCTAAGAGAAAAAGATCAAAAGAAGCAGATTCCTTACCAAACTTCTCAATCATCAGACATTGCTATCGAAATGAAAAGTGGAGAATATGCTTGGGAAACAAAAGATCAAATCTCAACGAAACCTACCATCAAAATTACCAAGAACATGAAAATAATGAAGCTATACAAGGTTGCAGTTTGTGGATCAGTTGGGTCTGGAAAATCAAGCCTTCTATGCAGCATAATTGGAGAGATTCCCAGGATTTCTGGGGCAGGAATCAAGGTTCATGGAACAAAAGCTTATGTTCCACAGAGAGCTTGGATTCAAACCAGAACTGTAAGAGACAACGTGTTGTTCGGCAAGGATATGAATAGGGATTTTTATGAGGATGTTTTGAAAGGGTGTGCTTTGAACCAGGATATTGAGCAATGGGCTGATGGAGATTTGACTGTAGTGGGAGAGAGGGGGGTGAACTTGAGTGGCGGACAAAAGCAGAGAATTCAACTTGCAAGAGCTCTCTACAGTAATTCAGATGTTTATATCCTAGATGATCCTTTTAGTGCTGTTGATGCGCATACTGGAACACATTTGTTCAAGGCAAGCATCTTCCCactattttttatgctttttactATCTCTCATGCAACTATACTTCTGTGTCTGTGTTCCCATCTTGTTGTTTTCCTCATTTTTGGAATGTTTTTGTGCAGAAATGTCTCATGCAACTCTTGTCTCAGAAGACTGTCATATATGCTACCCATCAACTGGAATTTTTAGAGGCTGCAGACCTTGTTCTGGTACATAACCTGAAACTTTGACTAGATATCCAACTATCACATGAATTTGGCCCTCCCAAGCCTCTTATCCATTACTTTTAAATGTGTCTTTATAGGTGATGAAAGATGGCATGATTGTCCAGTCAGGAAAATATGAAGACTTGATTGCAGATCCCACGGGTGAACTTGTTAGACAAATGGTTGCCCATAGAAGATCACTAAACCAAGTGAATCCACCCGAAGAAGATAACTCATTAACCAGTATACCATCTCagttaaatcaaattgaagtcACAGAAGAAAAATTTGAAGAGCCTAGCAGTTCTGATAGATTTTCAGAGAGAACTCAAGAAGAAGTATCTGAAACTGGCAGAGTGAAATGGAGTGTTTACTCAACCTTCATTACTTCAGCTTACAAAGGAGCCCTTGTTCCAATCATTCTTCTGTGTCAAGTCCTTTTCCAGGGACTGCAGATGGGCAGCAATTACTGGATTGCATGGGCAACAGAAGAGAACCACAAGGTCACCAGAGAAAAGCTGATCggcatatttattttgttgtccGGTGGAAGCTCCGTCTT is part of the Populus alba chromosome 10, ASM523922v2, whole genome shotgun sequence genome and encodes:
- the LOC118048823 gene encoding putative ABC transporter C family member 15, which codes for MGIFLLGTGMDISVEIVNAAFAVLLLAWLLIDILKRRRGGGDLHCREHQAVKQPTVLFTTVAVLSNTIISILYLGFGFYQYWDLGIVTSKSVFLSVTWILATLVACYSKNRTLRENNRWPIIVVLWWVFYSIFWSLSVSIHFITRFSSIELPYSWPEANIADFPSLPLSILLSLNALTFSCSSTKTHDDLETPLLQEEHESLFKDSTCYRNAGIWSKLTFRWLNPLFSRGRMEKLELSHVPSVPASETAKYASSLLEDSFGKNKNETSNLPKAIAYAVWKSLTVNGVFAGVNTIASYMGPLLITSFVNFLSENHDDSGYLNGLVLAFIFFFSKTVESLTQRQWYFGAQRIGVRVRAALSVLVYKKSLSVKFAGSSNGKIINMINVDVERIGDFCWNIHGVWLLPFQVFLALVILYRNLGAAPSIAALSSTILVMVSNTPLASKQERLHSRIMEAKDLRIKATSETLKSMRVLKLYSWEPTFFKKLLQLRETERNWLRRYLYTSSAMAFLFWASPTLVSVITFGVCIILKTPLTTGTVLSALATFRILQEPIYNLPELISMIAQTKVSIDRIQDFLREKDQKKQIPYQTSQSSDIAIEMKSGEYAWETKDQISTKPTIKITKNMKIMKLYKVAVCGSVGSGKSSLLCSIIGEIPRISGAGIKVHGTKAYVPQRAWIQTRTVRDNVLFGKDMNRDFYEDVLKGCALNQDIEQWADGDLTVVGERGVNLSGGQKQRIQLARALYSNSDVYILDDPFSAVDAHTGTHLFKKCLMQLLSQKTVIYATHQLEFLEAADLVLVMKDGMIVQSGKYEDLIADPTGELVRQMVAHRRSLNQVNPPEEDNSLTSIPSQLNQIEVTEEKFEEPSSSDRFSERTQEEVSETGRVKWSVYSTFITSAYKGALVPIILLCQVLFQGLQMGSNYWIAWATEENHKVTREKLIGIFILLSGGSSVFILGRAVFLATIAIETAQRLFLGMISSVFRATISFFDATPSSRILSRSSTDQSTVDTDIPYRLAGLAFALIQLLSIVILMSQVAWQVFPIFLVILGISIWYQAYYITTARELARMIGIRKAPILHHFSESIAGAATIRCFNQEERFLTRNLSLIDDYSRIVFHNSGTMEWLCVRINFLFNLGFFLVLIILVSLPKSAINPSLAGLAATYGLNLNVLQSWVIWNLCNVENKMISVERILQFTNIPSEAPLVIEDCRPKPEWPVDGRIELISLHLQYGPSLPMVLKGITCTFPGGKKIGVVGRTGSGKSTLIQALFRVIEPSGGQILIDGLDISKIGLQDLRSRLGIIPQDPTLFQGTVRTNLDPLEQHSDQEIWEVLNKCRLADTVKQDKRLLDAPVAEDGENWSVGQRQLVCLARVMLKKRRILVLDEATASIDTATDNIIQGTIREETSRCTVITVAHRIPTVIDNDLVLVLDDGKVVEYDSPVKLLEDNSSSFSKLVKEFLRRSMQE